From Alteromonas sp. BL110:
CCGGCAAAGCTTCGCCAATGTTTGAAAGTCTCGTAGATAAAATCCGCGCTGAGAGCTTCTAGCAACTGATCGTGCGTTCGCGTACCTAACATCGCAGCAATGATTGACCCAGCACTAGAACCAGACACTACGGTAGGTAGTAAATTCTTTTCGTTTAGCGACTTGACCACACCAGCATGAAAAAAACCTAAACCAGCTCCTCCTGAAAGCATAAGGCAGCTTCGCCCGAAGGCGTGCGCAGTTTCGTCAAAAAATGACAGCTTTTCATAGAAGTCTACGTCTTGCTCGTCGGCATTATAGATCTGTTCTAATGCCAATATTACTTCATCAATAAACTGTTCAATAAGGTATTTAGTGCCAATTTTGCACTGGGTAAGCAGTATAGGGTTGGCAATATTGCCCAAGTTGCCGTGCAATCCTTCGTGCAGTATTGACATCAGTGCAGGTAAATCACCTTTACCTCTAGCAAGTTGTAAGCGCTGAACCCGCTTTCGAATAAGCTTAAAATCATAGTCATCGCTAGCATCTTCTGCTTTCCACTCGTCAGCGCCAGACAGCGCATCGTGCGCAAGGCACGCGGCTTCATATTCATCGTAACTGCTTGCATGTTCAATCTCATGCTCAAGCTTTTTCAACCGAAAATCGAATACTGCCATAACGATTACCTATTTTAATTGATGAGCGCTGCTGCCTTTTCTTATAAGACGAGCGAACAGGCGCTGATAGCACCAGCAAAAGGATAAATACGTATTTCGAACGCTGTATTCTGTAAGTCGCATCTGCCAGCGTATGCCGAAATTCATGCATAAGCATAAGCATAAGCGTATTAACAGCGATTCGTACACATATTGAGTTTATGTTGTAAATTTAGAATTCACTACCTAAACCCTTCTGCTTAATTAATTCCGTGGCGCTTTTGTACTTAGCTCAAGGTGGTAACCATTATTTATTAGATCTTCAGAAGGTTGTTTTCAATCAATAATTAGCAGTAATTTTACTTTTTACATTGACCATTTCATAAGCACTCAGTAGCCTGAGAAAGAGAATAATAATGTGGACCTCTTTTTTGTCGTATGGAATGGAATTTTCAAACGCTAAGCCTGCTATCAATTCCTTTAATTAGCGCCATTGTTGGATGGCTGACTAACTATTTGGCGGTGAAAATGATGTTTTACCCCATAGAGTTCGTTGGTTTTAAACCTTTTTTGGGGTGGCAAGGGCTCATTCCTGCAAAACGCAGGGAAATGGCAGAGATTGAGGTTGAGCTAGTTTTAGGCAAACTGCTAAGCGTTGAAGAGTTAGCGCAGCGTTTGGATGCGGACGAACTGACGAGGGCTATCGAACGTCGCCTAGGGCAGGTTATTCGCAAAGTTGTTAATGACGTAATGGCCCAGTCAGCGCCTCAACTTTGGGCTGCTTTGCCTGTGCAAGGCAAAAATCTAGTTTACCAGCGTATCGAAAACGACATCCCCAATGTGGTCCACAAAATGGTGGATGACTTCCAGCATAACGTTTCAGAAATTTTAGATATTAAAGAGTTGGTGGTTGAACAACTGGTTAACACCCCAGAACTTGTCAATGAGATTTTCTTAACCGCCGGCAGCAAAGAATTTCCGTTTATAGTGCGTTCTGGCTTCTACTTCGGTTTCTTGTTCGGCTTACCTACCATGCTGCTTTGGTATTTTTTTCAAGCATGGTGGATTTTACCGCTAGGAGGCTTGCTTGTAGGTTATGCCACCAATTGGATTGCCATTAAAATTATATTCGAGCCCAAACGTCCAAGAAAACTAGGACCTATCACTATTCAGGGCATGTTTCTAAAGCGGCAAAAAGAAGTATCAGAAGTGTACTCAAGCATTATTGAGGAAAAGCTGATAACACCTAAAAACATTACCCACGTTATATTGCACGGTTCTGGTTCTGCGCAGCTTTTAGAGCTTATAGAGCTACATGTTAACGATGCTATTGAACGCTATGTCGCTATCGCACAGCCTTATTTTGCTTTAGGTGTGGGATCAGAGAACTACCATCAAATGAAGGCGCTAGCCGTACGTCAAATATTTGATAATTCCGATAAATACCTACTTTATGCCTTTGATTATGCGAACAATGCTATGCAGATCGGACACGATTTGAGTGAGCGCATGCAAGCGCTGAGTGTAGAAGAATTCGAAGGGGTGTTGCGCCCAGCTTACCAGCAGGATGAGTGGAAACTCATCGTAACGGGCGCTATTTTGGGTATGGTAGCTGGTGTTGCCCAACTCTATCTGGTGTTTATGTAAGGTGTTGCATTAGCAAAAATTATCACACAGGGTTGGCAAAGGATCGGACTGAACTATGAAAACCGCGCAGAAAATACTACTTACCGCGCTGACGTTATTCAATGAGCACGGTGAAAACACGGTAACCAGTGTCGATATCGCCGTCGAAATGGATATTAGTCCGGGGAACCTTTATTACCACTTTAAAGGTAAGGACAGCCTTGTTAGTGCGCTAATGAAAATGCATGAACAACAAATGCAAAAAATGTTAAACCGAGAAAAACTCGATACGCTTCAGCCTGAAGAAATCATGTACTACTTGTACCTGCTTATCGATAGCATCCATGTATTTCGCTTTTTTTATCGCAGTCCTGCAGACTTGGCGGAGAAATACCCTAGTATAGTGCGCTCTAGACAGCACATACTATCTAGCCTAAATAAACAATTAGCTTTTCTTTTTGAGTCCCTGTCAAAGCGAGACGTCCTTATTGCCTCAAATACAGATAGGGCGCTATTAGTGGACTTGATATCTTTAATTATTACCCAGTCCTGCCAGTTTGACGAGTTAAACAGTCATACGGATAGCACAATGCAGCGCTATCATGCTCTGTCACTGATGATGGTGAGTGTACTGCCAAGGCTGACGCTGTCTGATGAACAAAAGCGCCAGCTAGAACAGATGCTGCACTCTCATGACTTTGTAAGAAATGCCTCAACCCCGTCACCCCTAGACTTCGCGTAAAGGAATAGTAATGGCAAAAACGCTCAGTTTCTTAGATAAGTCATTTTGGATAACAGAGTCAGATGAGAACCCAAAACATGTTGCTTGTTTGCAGCTGCTCGCTATTCC
This genomic window contains:
- a CDS encoding DUF445 domain-containing protein, with protein sequence MEWNFQTLSLLSIPLISAIVGWLTNYLAVKMMFYPIEFVGFKPFLGWQGLIPAKRREMAEIEVELVLGKLLSVEELAQRLDADELTRAIERRLGQVIRKVVNDVMAQSAPQLWAALPVQGKNLVYQRIENDIPNVVHKMVDDFQHNVSEILDIKELVVEQLVNTPELVNEIFLTAGSKEFPFIVRSGFYFGFLFGLPTMLLWYFFQAWWILPLGGLLVGYATNWIAIKIIFEPKRPRKLGPITIQGMFLKRQKEVSEVYSSIIEEKLITPKNITHVILHGSGSAQLLELIELHVNDAIERYVAIAQPYFALGVGSENYHQMKALAVRQIFDNSDKYLLYAFDYANNAMQIGHDLSERMQALSVEEFEGVLRPAYQQDEWKLIVTGAILGMVAGVAQLYLVFM
- a CDS encoding TetR/AcrR family transcriptional regulator, with protein sequence MKTAQKILLTALTLFNEHGENTVTSVDIAVEMDISPGNLYYHFKGKDSLVSALMKMHEQQMQKMLNREKLDTLQPEEIMYYLYLLIDSIHVFRFFYRSPADLAEKYPSIVRSRQHILSSLNKQLAFLFESLSKRDVLIASNTDRALLVDLISLIITQSCQFDELNSHTDSTMQRYHALSLMMVSVLPRLTLSDEQKRQLEQMLHSHDFVRNASTPSPLDFA